Below is a window of Candidatus Rickettsiella isopodorum DNA.
AAAACTTAGCTTTAGCACTCGCTATTTTTCCAGGTGACAAAATAGATTGGCTTAAAATAACTAGTTCGGAGGTAGATTCAAGGACATCAGACTTTTCTTTTAAGCTCAATCTAATCTGAGAAGCTAAATTTAAACACGTTAAACGAAATTGCTCATCGTCAGTATTTTTATTTTCAAGCAAATCAATAGGGAGTTGAGCGGCGTGCCGAAAATAAGATAAAGCCACCGCATTATTAATCTTACATTCATGATACGATAAATTAGCAAGACCGGGCACATTACGTAGTGAAGAAGGAATAGAACAAGCCGCTAGTTCTTTTTGATTTTCTATAATAAAACTCTGCTGCCATATAGCCAAGGATTTAAGCCAGAGCGTATCGTTATCTGAATATTCTGGAAACAACAACTCTTTATCGACAAGAGGTTTTTCACTCAAAACTATGTTTAAGTTTTTTGGATTAGTATCGTTTTCTCTTGCTGGAAAACTCACTTGTGTCTCGAAAGACCTACGTCCTTTTAGCCACACCGAATAACGTTCAGCAACAAGCAAGGATTGAAAAGGGGTTTCTAGTGTTGTGTGAAAATCCAGTATTGAAATATAAGATTTAAGTAATCTATTAGTGAAACTCTCGTTTGCTGCTTTAAAAGAGGATATTTTTTCCCTTTTAAGATCATCCGCATAATCTTTATAAAGTCTTTCAATTTGTTCGCCAATGAAATCTAATCTAGCTGAAAACTTATTGCCTAGCTTCCATTCTTGTTCAGTTAAATACTTTATCAACAACAACATCCCTGCTTTATAAGACTCTCCTCGGAGAGTAAAATTATCATATAAACTAAGTTTTTCAGTTGTCATACGAGAACCTTTGCTTCGTTTTATAAGTACATGTTTTGATTGATATTACTTAATTAAAACATAGAATTATTAAAAAAAAATGAATAGACATCGATTCTTGATTTCGAAAAATTAGAATAGTTGAGCAAGTGGTAGAAAAGTAAAGATAAGGTATAAAAAAGAATGCACCCTAAGGTGCATTCTTTTCTTAAAGCGTAAAAGGACTAAAAGCTCTCACTTAAAATCCTCAGTCTCAAAAATTATGATTTTTTATCCTCTTTAGGTTCAGATAACGCCTGACTGAGTGCTTGCTCTACATCACTCGCTGTCATTTGTGGTGCTGCTGCTGTAGCATTTAAGCGTTGCTGTCTTGCCAATACATTGGCAGCCCGCTGACGACGCGCTTCGGCATGATAAGCAAACCCTGTCCCTGCGGGTATTAAACGGCCCACAATCACATTTTCTTTTAATCCTTTCAGTTCATCGCGCTTTCCAGTAACAGCTGCTTCGGTTAATACTCGTGTCGTTTCTTGGAATGACGCCGCTGAGATAAAGGAGTCCGTCGCTAAAGAAGCTTTAGTAATACCTAACAAAACCGCTTCAAAGCGTGCAGGTAATTTATCTTCAGCAACCAGCTTTCTATTTTCTTCTTTGAGACGAGACTCTTCTAATTGCTCACCTTTTAAGAACCTGCTTTCACCCGAATCAAGAATGTTTACTTTACGCAACATTTGACGAACGATGACTTCAATATGTTTATCATTGATTTTCACACCTTGTAGGCGATAAACTTCTTGCACTTCACTGACGATATAATTAGTCAGTGCGTTAATACCTAACAAACGTAAGATATCATGTGGATTTAAAGGCCCATCGGCAACAATTTCACCACATTCTACATGTTCACCTTCAAAAACCGTTACGTGACGCCATTTAGGAATTAACGCCTCAAACGCTTCACCGTCATTGCCGGTAATCACTAAGCGTCGTTTACCTTTCGTTTCCTTACCAAAACTGATGATACCGGAAATTTCGGCTAAAATAGCAGGCTCCTTAGGCTTACGTGCTTCAAAAAGGTCTGCAACTCGCGGTAAACCACCTGTAATATCACGCGTTTTTGAGGTTTCTTGTGGGATACGTGCCACGATGTCACCCACGCCCACAGCCGCACCATCTTCCAAGCTCAAAATAGCATTAATTGGTAAGAAATAATGCGCAGGCAAACGCGTACCCGGTAAGAACAGGTCATTGCCTTCTTTATCGGTCAGTCGGACCATAGGACGTAATTCCTTACCACCTGAGCCACGTTGCTTGGAATCCATGACCACAATACTGGTTAAACCGGTAAGCTCATCGGTTTGTCGATTCATCGTAATACCATCAATTAAGTCAATAAACTTAACATAACCGGCTACTTCCGTTACCACGGGATGCGTATGTGGATCCCATTGAGCAATTAACTGGCCTGGAACCACTTCGGTACCATCAGAAACTTTAATCGTGGCACCATAAGGCAATTTATAGCGTTCTCTTTCACGACCTTGGGGATCCAATAATGTTAACTCACCTGAACGCGAGACGGTCACATAGTGACCATCATTGTGTTTAACGAGCTTGATATTATGTAATTTAATACGGCCTTTAGACTTCACTTGGATATGATTCGCTAAAGCAATCTGTGAGGCTGCACCACCGATATGGAAGGTACGCATGGTTAACTGTGTACCAGGCTCCCCTATCGATTGAGCAGCGATAACACCAACTGATTCGCCAATACCCACTAAATGACCACGCGCTAAGTCACGACCATAACAGGCAGCGCAAATTCCATATTTAGCTTCACAAGTAATCGGCGAACGCACATTCACTTGATCCACGGCACGTTCTTCTAAGATATTGACCCAATCTTCATCTAATAAGGTGCCTTTACTCACCACAATATCGTCACTGCCTGGTAAACTAACATCTTCAGCCAATACACGGCCTAATACACGCTCACGTAACGGGACCATGATTTCTCCCCCTTCAACGTGGGGAGTAATCGCAATGCCTAAGGTCGCTCCACAATCATCTTCAGTGACGACCATATCTTGCGCTACGTCCACCAAGCGGCGCGTCAGATAACCGGAATTAGCCGTCTTAAGCGCAGTATCGGCCAAACCTTTACGCGCACCGTGCGTAGAAATAAAGTATTGTAATACGTCTAAACCTTCACGGAAGTTAGCCGTAATCGGTGTCTCAATAATGGTGCCGTCCGGTTTAGTCATCAAACCTCGCATACCAGCTAACTGACGCATTTGCGCGGGTGAACCCCGGGCGCCAGAGTCAGCCATCATGTACACTGGATTAAACGACTCTTGCGATACTATCGACCCATCAGCGGCTGTTACATTTTCAGTCGCTAATTTTTCCATCATTGCTTTAGCCACTTGGTCATTCGTACGCGACCAAATATCAACCACCTTGTTATAACGTTCTCCCTGCGTGACTAAACCGGATGCATATTGCGCTTCAATTTCTTTTACTTCGGTTTCAGCGGCCGCAATAATTGCGGCTTTATTTTCAGGTATGATCAGATCTTCAATCCCTACCGAAATACCCGCACGTGTAGCATAGCCAAAGCCGGTATACATCAATTTATCAGCAAAAATAACCGTCGCTTTCAAACCCAAGCGTCGATAACATTCATTGATAAGACTTAATATCGCTTTTTTATTCAGTGTCTTATTAATTAAAGAAAAGGGTAAGCCATCTGGCAGCGTTTCACGTAATAAAGCTCTACCCACGGTGGAGTCAACTAGCTTAACTGTTTCCTTACGTTCACCTTTCGCATCGAATAGTACTTCCGTTATTCTAACTTTAATCTTGGCGTGTAAATCTGCATAACCTGCATCATACAACTGGCGCACATCGTTAATATCGGCACAAACTAAACCTTCTCCTTTGGCATTAATTTTGTCGCGTGTTAAATAATAAAGTCCTAAAACCACGTCCTGAGTCGGAAGGATAATGGGCTCACCGTTCGCTGGGGATAAAATATTGTTAGTCGACATCATCAACGTTCGTGCTTCTAACTGTGCTTCGATAGTAAGCGGAACATGCACTGCCATTTGGTCACCGTCAAAGTCTGCGTTATACGCCGTACAAACTAAAGGATGCAATTGAATGGCTTTCCCTTCAACTAAAATAGGTTCAAATGCCTGAATACCTAAACGATGCAGTGTCGGTGCTCGGTTTAATAAGACTGGATGTTCACGAATCACATCTTCGAGTATATCCCAAACTTCTGGTGACTCATTTTCTACCATTTTCTTAGCGGCTTTAATCGTAGATGCTAAACCACGGAATTGTAATTTACTTAAAATAAAAGGCTTAAATAACTCTAAAGCCATTTTTTTCGGTAAACCACATTGATGTAATTTTAAAGTAGGACCTACAACGATAACCGAACGACCTGAATAATCGACCCGTTTACCCAGTAAGTTTTGTCTAAATCGACCTTGTTTACCCTTGATCATATCCGCCAAAGATTTTAATGGTCGTTTATTACTACCGGTAATCGCACGGCCACGTCGACCATTATCCAATAAGGCATCGACTGATTCTTGCAACATACGTTTTTCGTTACGCACAATAATATCCGGTGCGTTCAGATCTAATAAACGCTTTAGACGGTTATTACGATTGATCACACGACGATAAAGATCATTGAGATCCGACGTTGCAAAGCGTCCTCCATCTAAAGGGACTAGAGGGCGTAAATCAGGTGGTAATACCGGTAATACGGTTAAAACCATCCATTCCGGTTTATTTCCCGATTGATCAAACCCTTCCAGCAGCTTTAAACGTTTAGAAAATTTTTTTAATTTGGTTTCTGAACTGGTATTAGGAATTTCTTCACGTAAAGTATTAATTTCTTCTTTCAAATCCAACGTAATCAATAATTGCTGTATGGCTTCGGCACCCATACGTGCATCAAATTCGTCACCATGTTCCTCGATAGCCTCTAAGTATTGCTCATCCGTTAAAAGTTGACCCCGTTCCAATGTCGTCATACCGGGCTCTATGACCACAAATGCTTCAAAATACAGAACGCGTTCTATATCGCGTAAGGTCATATCGAGTAATAAACCGATACGTGAAGGTAA
It encodes the following:
- the rpoC gene encoding DNA-directed RNA polymerase subunit beta' codes for the protein MSDLLGILKQEDYLDEFDNIRISLASPEMIRTWSYGEVKKPETINYRTFKPERDGLFCAKIFGPIKDYECLCGKYKRLKHRGVICEKCGVEVALTKVRRERMGHVELASPVAHIWFLKSLPSRIGLLLDMTLRDIERVLYFEAFVVIEPGMTTLERGQLLTDEQYLEAIEEHGDEFDARMGAEAIQQLLITLDLKEEINTLREEIPNTSSETKLKKFSKRLKLLEGFDQSGNKPEWMVLTVLPVLPPDLRPLVPLDGGRFATSDLNDLYRRVINRNNRLKRLLDLNAPDIIVRNEKRMLQESVDALLDNGRRGRAITGSNKRPLKSLADMIKGKQGRFRQNLLGKRVDYSGRSVIVVGPTLKLHQCGLPKKMALELFKPFILSKLQFRGLASTIKAAKKMVENESPEVWDILEDVIREHPVLLNRAPTLHRLGIQAFEPILVEGKAIQLHPLVCTAYNADFDGDQMAVHVPLTIEAQLEARTLMMSTNNILSPANGEPIILPTQDVVLGLYYLTRDKINAKGEGLVCADINDVRQLYDAGYADLHAKIKVRITEVLFDAKGERKETVKLVDSTVGRALLRETLPDGLPFSLINKTLNKKAILSLINECYRRLGLKATVIFADKLMYTGFGYATRAGISVGIEDLIIPENKAAIIAAAETEVKEIEAQYASGLVTQGERYNKVVDIWSRTNDQVAKAMMEKLATENVTAADGSIVSQESFNPVYMMADSGARGSPAQMRQLAGMRGLMTKPDGTIIETPITANFREGLDVLQYFISTHGARKGLADTALKTANSGYLTRRLVDVAQDMVVTEDDCGATLGIAITPHVEGGEIMVPLRERVLGRVLAEDVSLPGSDDIVVSKGTLLDEDWVNILEERAVDQVNVRSPITCEAKYGICAACYGRDLARGHLVGIGESVGVIAAQSIGEPGTQLTMRTFHIGGAASQIALANHIQVKSKGRIKLHNIKLVKHNDGHYVTVSRSGELTLLDPQGRERERYKLPYGATIKVSDGTEVVPGQLIAQWDPHTHPVVTEVAGYVKFIDLIDGITMNRQTDELTGLTSIVVMDSKQRGSGGKELRPMVRLTDKEGNDLFLPGTRLPAHYFLPINAILSLEDGAAVGVGDIVARIPQETSKTRDITGGLPRVADLFEARKPKEPAILAEISGIISFGKETKGKRRLVITGNDGEAFEALIPKWRHVTVFEGEHVECGEIVADGPLNPHDILRLLGINALTNYIVSEVQEVYRLQGVKINDKHIEVIVRQMLRKVNILDSGESRFLKGEQLEESRLKEENRKLVAEDKLPARFEAVLLGITKASLATDSFISAASFQETTRVLTEAAVTGKRDELKGLKENVIVGRLIPAGTGFAYHAEARRQRAANVLARQQRLNATAAAPQMTASDVEQALSQALSEPKEDKKS